The Oenanthe melanoleuca isolate GR-GAL-2019-014 chromosome 12, OMel1.0, whole genome shotgun sequence DNA window TGGTTTCAATAAAAggggaattttttattttactttttttttttcaagggcAGTGAGAGGCTAGTTATTTGGCTGCTCAGCCTGTTTactctttctctttcctctttttttctttgtgtaaaTGAGAAAAGGCCTTTGCTAACAAAGCTTATATGTAACCCTGGAGCACAGCTTGGGTCAGCATTCCTGTAACTCCATCTGAGCTTGCTCCTCTAAGagagcacccccagcccttccagtgagtgggcagcactgctctgtgtgggTAGCAGAGCCCAGACAGGGTGGGGACATTTCATAGTGATTTCTGTCTTCAATCTAACCCAGCACAGAAATCACTGCCAGCAGTGGGTCTGGCTCCTCTGCTGTCTGTGTCTGCATCATTACTGTGCCCAGCTTTTCCCTGGGCTGGACCCACCctgtcagagcagcaccagcatctCAGTTTTAGCTGGCAGTGacttttatttgtatttagTCCTCACAGCTCCCAAATAAGCAATAGCCTTAAAAAAGGAGGTGGAAGAAGAGAGCTTCTTTCTTGCTGCTCTTCTCCTGGGCTGCTGACCTGCCCCTTTGGGCTCAGTGCTGGCCCTGGACTGAGAAACTCATCCAGTGCTGTGAGATGCTTGTGGAAGGCTTATCTTACTGTAATCTTTAGagggaataaaggaaaatatggaGTGTTGGCAGAGAATGAGACTGGCTATTTTTGAACACTGTGCAGCCATCAGCCAGCTGATCAAGACTCCAGTAGTGGGCAGTGaaacaatataattttttttaatgtcccaTGGTTTTATTTCCCACTGTATTAGCAGTGCAGGTAGGCTCACTAGCTGTCCCCCAATAAACTAAATCTCAGGTTCATGACAGTGTTGTGGGATGGGGGCTGAGAAAGAGCACTGGAGTTTGGGACAGGGTGGGTGCCTGCCCTGGACCACCACATTTGTTGGGATTCTGGGGTGGCTGCTGGGACCTTGGGGAGATCCCAGCTGAGCTAGGGAGGAAGGTCAGTCAGGGGTTTCCCCATTCCTGGGTGCATAAGGGTTTTCCTTTGCAGGCAAAAGGGCTGTCACCATCTGCAGATGCAAATGGAACAGGGGCTTGTTTTCAGGGATAgacaattaatttatttttctccccccACTGCTTCTACTCACTGCCTCCATCCTAACACAGTAATTTTCCAGAAACTCTCTGTGAGATGGAGCTTCTTTACCAGGGACCAGCAAAGTGCCAGCCAGCAAACACAGTAAGTCTGAAAAACCTCCTTCAAGGGAGACACTGCTTCCAAGACATACTTGAagacacttcttttttttttttttttccctcttcaatGAAAGTCTATTTAATCCTCCAGCTGGTAAACAACCCAATCTGTGGTGCACAGGAAAGTCTGGAAGGAAACCTCCTGATCACTGAAGCTCCATTTTATTCCACTGGAAGGAGAAATTCAACAGCTTCACATGGGCCATGAGGGAtggggccagcagctccttaGCACAGAAAACCCAGAGTGCCCAGCACACtggaagctgctggaggcactTGGAGGAAGGGTCTGGCTCTTCATTAACTCCTAAACCTGCTGGATTTTGGCAAAGCTCAACAGTGCAGCAAGGGAAGATGCTCTCTCTTTCATGCTGGGGAGTATATGAGTATTTCTATAATAAATGCCATGGTGTACAGACACCATATGTAGACATACATAAGCCAAATGCCTATTCAGTATTATAACCATATACAAATGCTCAATATATAATACATAGATTGACCCAGCAGTAATTCTAGTATACCTTATAATATaatcattattttcattgtatATTTATGCACATGTGAACATACCAAAGTGAGGCTGCTCttgttttttctgtgtctggTACTCTTGAGAGCTCCGCAGTAGCCTTGGGCCAAACTCCAGGACCAATCTGACTCATTTAGTCTCTTGTCCCCAAGCTCTGCAGCctgaggcagggatgggaaccttccagggggctggggggacatTACTGACATGATCCTCTCTTCAGTGAGGCCAGGACTGGCACCTTCTGCTGGTCACAGCCCCTGCTCAGACAGGAGGGCTCGGCAGGGCTGAGGGATGAGACCCCAGGCATCTCCTTGTAGTTCATGCACATCAGCCACTCCCACATTCCCACTTCCAAGTGGAGAAGAAAACCAAATCCAGTTACACTTTAGAGATGGCCCAGGCCTCCTTGGTGTTTTCTcctctaaaaagaaaaaagcaagcagtTTAAAAATCCCAGCCAACCAGGAGCCCTCAGAGGAATTGTTCCCAGCACCCGTTCAGGGAATTTCACCGGCTGTAGTTGGGATCGCCGGTCACACGGGGACCTCCTAGCTCTGTCTTGCTCCCGAACTCCAGCGCTTTCGGTCGGAACGGCAGGAGTCGGACCGTGCCTGCCGGCCACGGCCCCGcagcatcccttccctgcagcatcccGACCCGCAGCATCCCGATCCCACGGcatcctttccctgcagcatcGCGACGTGCACATCCTGACCCGCAGCATCCTGACCAAACAGCATCCCTtccccacagcatcccttccccacagcatcccttccccacagcatcccttcCCCACAGCACCCCGACCCCATACCGCAGCATTCCAACTCCAGAGCCGGCCCTGGAGCATCCTGCCCCCAGCAATTCGGCTTTGGCACAGGCTGAGTGATTCCTGTCCCGGAaagctccagcccaggctgaagGTACTCACTTCAGAAATACCAAGTGTCTCTTCTCTGTTTGCATGGTTAggttttcctttggaaagctTTAGGCAGAGACGAAGCAAGGGTATGACCTAAGTGGTTTGGATTGTGGGTGTTGGCTGTTGGGATTTTATAGAAACAGCCTAAAGGAGGGTATTTCTAAAGGTCCTACATGACCCAAAACACACTTTTACAGGCTCCTGCCTTCTGTAGCTTCAGCcgaggctgcagggctgcattgGTCCATGCACGTGTGGCTGGGCTGTTGATCGGGTCAGTGGGTCAGGTCTGATGGGATGCCAGGACAAACAGCCATTCACAGCTGGGACCACCTCCTCATTGCCACTGTTGCAGGAAAGATTAGAAACCACCTGGCTGAAGAACAGAACCCAGAGGTTTCTATTCCCTCACTTGCACACCAAAGAAAGCCCAAAGTTGCTCACAGCCAGCCAGATATTGTCTAAACAcccacagacagcacagctgggagtgaGTGTATCTGTCCTTGCCACTCACTGTGCCATCAGCTCTTCAGAGGTACTGGCAAGGAACAgtatttaggaaaaataaaaacaaccatGCATCTATCCCTTTATGACCCTGCATCTGACCCCAAATTACGATTCATGACTAAAAGTGATGAAAAGACCTTGCAGTGATTTGAACAAAGACTTTTCCACGCAGAGGCTGCTCTAAGAGGGAACACGAGACTCCTGAGAAAGCAGGAGGAATGCACTCCAAGCCTGAAGGCTGCAGATGAAATTTGTTGCATCATATAATCTGTTTTTGTGCTTTGTGTTTCAGCTAGACAGGGACATACCAAGATAGCATGAGAAAGGCCATTTCTTCAAGATCTCCAGTGCAGATTGAGAGAATCATTCACACTGCCAGGATCACCAGCAGCttcatttacttttctttttcattgctttGCTGAAGCCAATCTCCAATGGAGCAAGCAAGGAGGGAGTGTCAGCATATAGATGCCAGTCAgaggcaagaagaaaaaggttaAGATATAACAGCTGAAAGTTGTTAGATGGAAACACCATTCTTTTACAGATACTGAGAGCACTGTGGTTTTATAAAACCTCCCATTGTATTGCACTAATAAGTCAAGTGTTTGCAGCCAAGCCAGCAGACACACTCTACAGCATCTATTACCAGTGTGTTTATTTACAAAGGCAGCCAGCAAgccaaagccaaacaaaaaagaggGAAGACTGAAATATGGactggttttaatttaaaatcctaGGGCTCAGtttgtcattttcttttgtgcttcaccttctcctccctgttttttttcttcaaggaaTGATTATCCAAAGGCAACCAGGCAAAGGATTGTCTCCCTCTAGGTGTCTCTCTCCCTGTCTTTAtcctcaatttttttctcacacacacacacacacagagacacacacatacacacagatttttctggCCTCCCAGTCCAACACTACCTCTCCATTACCACAGCAATctcccacatcccagccagTGCTCCCCCAAACACTTCATAACTTTTATAAAGTGGTTGCACACAGGAGCAGCCCACACTGTCATGGGAAGagaagccagcactgccagcagggtCACGGGCACAACACTGTGGATGATGTGATTTCATCAGAGCACACACTGCACCCATGCTGTCTGTATGGCTTTACAACTGTTATCACCTGCTTTCAAAAAATGGGAGGTGTGGGCTTAGATTTAATGGATGTGACCAGAAATCCAGAGACATGAACACACGGGCACTGAGTGCTCTGCTGTGGTAGTTCAGGGGAAAGCACTGAGGACCTGCTGCAAGCCTTTCCTCTCTGTCTTTGGAGTATTTTGCACCCCAACTGAGAACGTGGAGGGAGAGGGATgaaaaatccctccagggataAAAATGCGGTCAGAGTAACACACCTCAGGAGGGGATGGCATGGGAATTGGAATGAGGACAGAGGAcaagacaagaagaaaaggtGGGagcaattttaaataaaaggaaaaagtgacattaaattattgctttatttctggTTCTATGCAAGTCTCTGATACACTCCACTCTGACCCCTGAGACTCCATGTCTGCTCCCAAACAGCCCAGTAAGGAGGAGAAAGACCTGAAGGGATCCTGCCCAAAAAAGAAGCCTTCCCAAGATTTGGATCTACAGAGGAGTCTCTTAGTTAAAAGAAAGTCCCCAGCCAAGGCAAGAAATGTCCAGTCCCACCACCATTCCCTGTAGATATTGAAGGCTGGGAggcaaagggaaggaaaagcccCAGTGTTTTGAGAAGTGTTCTTCCTCTGATTGTGCATGAACAAGGCATCAGGAGATGGAGCAGGCCCTAATAAAAGGGCACAGGGAAGAAGTCATCCAAGAGATGAGCACAAGGTAGGAGGAATTGTGGCAAGATGAGAGTGATCCAGCTCTCCCTCACCTCttcccccacagcccctgcctcaTCGGATGCGGAGGTACGAGGGGATGGAGTAATTGAAAAGCAAGTAGTCCATTTTGTATAAATTAAAGAGTCTCCTTTGGTAGAAGGGGCTAATGTCCTGGAAGAACTGGGCCGTCATGTCGTCCGTCGTCCTGGTGGTCTTGGACGAAGCGGGGAACTTGACGCTGGCGTCGGCCCCCACCAGCTGCAGGATGTAGTTGGCATCTTGGGCCAGCGTCTCGTACTTGCCCACCACGTCGTAGTGGATGATGCAGGGGTGGCAGAGCGAGTGCACCCGCTCCCAGTGCTCGTTGAAGGGCTCCTCCTGCTGCGTGCGCGGGTCCAGCAGGTAGTAGACGAACTCGTCGAAGCGCACGTCGTCGCCGCGCTCCAGGGCGCGCTGGCTGGgctgccgccggtgccgccGCACGATCCTGGTGCCGTAGCGCTTGTGGAAGGCCGTGTTGTAGCTGAGCGTGAACTTGTTGCGATAGGCCGAGACCAGGCGCTCCAGCGGCTCCCGCACGAAGACGAACTTGAGGTAGGTGCGCAGGCGGGCGTTGATCTCGGGGACGCTGTACTCGGACAGGCTGCGCAGGTTGGAGGGCACGTGGGCCTCGTGGGCCGGGATCTCCAGCGGGTCCCGGTACTTGCCCTGCCCCGTCAGCACCATCATCACCCGCTTCCAGTTCGTGCAGGCCACCTTGGGCACGTAGCAGTAGAGCAGCCCGTGCGCGTCGTCCACCACCAAGTGCCGCAGGTCGTCCGGCCGCAGCAGGCGCCGCTTGCGGGTGTAGCGGCTGCAGAcgctgctcagcagctcccgTCGCTGCTGGTGAACTGCCTGCAGGGACGACTGCTCAAACTGGGGAAAAACCAACAGAGATGGTCACCAGCCTGCCCCGGCCGACTGCGGCCTACACACAGCACTCGGCCCACCTTTGTCCCCGTGATCCCCCCGTTCCTGGGTTCGCAGTCACCCATGGGGGATTTTGGACAGCACTCGCTTTGGGCACAACTTGACTTGGTGCACTTAACCCTCGGACAGGCTGGCATCGAA harbors:
- the CHST13 gene encoding carbohydrate sulfotransferase 13, producing the protein MRRSRAPRLALAAGLGSLLLVLFYFQSSLSPASEDMRSTWQGKAGRSPLQALYESDQFEQSSLQAVHQQRRELLSSVCSRYTRKRRLLRPDDLRHLVVDDAHGLLYCYVPKVACTNWKRVMMVLTGQGKYRDPLEIPAHEAHVPSNLRSLSEYSVPEINARLRTYLKFVFVREPLERLVSAYRNKFTLSYNTAFHKRYGTRIVRRHRRQPSQRALERGDDVRFDEFVYYLLDPRTQQEEPFNEHWERVHSLCHPCIIHYDVVGKYETLAQDANYILQLVGADASVKFPASSKTTRTTDDMTAQFFQDISPFYQRRLFNLYKMDYLLFNYSIPSYLRIR